TCTATTTTTTCCTTATTATTTATGTTTACTTTTACAGATGCTGTTGGGGTTACTTTATTTCCTGATACTGTTGTATATTCCTCTAGTATTAATGAATCCTCTGGATTAATATGTAATATATCATCAGTAATAGTTTGTAAGTCCACATCTGTTACTGTTTTTCCCATGTCAGATAATGATTTTACTCGTTTAAATATTCTGTCTAATTCATCCTCTGTTACCTGGGTATTTGTTTCTTTTATTTTTTCATTTATAACGTGTTTTCCTACATGTTTTCCTAATACAAATCTGCGACGATGTCCTACTGTTTCTGGCTTTATTGGTTCATAAGTTTCAGATTTCTTAAGTACTCCATCTGCATGTATACCTGATTCATGTGCAAAAGCGTTTTCTCCTACTATCGCCTTGTTGGATTGTAATGTTACACCAGAGATTGTTTCAACTAAGTGTGATATTTCATAGAATAATTTCGTGTTTATTCCTGTGTCTATATGATATAATGTTTCTAATGCCATTACTACTTCTTCACATGATGCATTACCTGCTCGTTCACCTAAACCATTTATGGTAACATGTGCTTGTTGTGCACCTGCATTTAATGCCATTAATGTATTAGCTACTGCTAATCCAAAATCATCATGACAATGTACACTTACAGGTCTGGATAATGTTGCTAATTCCTTATAGAAATCATATGATTTTTCAGGAGTTAATAAACCTACCGTATCACATGCACATAAACGATCCGCTCCTGCTTCTATACCTAAATTATATAATCTTTTAAGGTCATCCATACTTGTTCTTGTTGCATCCTCAGTTGATAATTCTACAATTAAACCATGACTTTTAGCATATTCTGTAGCATTTACTGTCATCTGTTCTACTTGTTCTCTTGTCTTTCTTAATTTGTATTGTATATGTAAATCAGATGATGGAATTACTAAATGAATACTATCCACGTCACAGTTTAGTGCTGTGTCAATATCTACTTTAACAGGCCTAGCAAAACTACATATTTCAGCGTCTAAATTGTTTTCAGTTATTGTTTTAATACTTTTTTGTTCACCCTTTGAAGTTATTGCAGAACCTGCTTCTATAACATCTACTCCTAATTCATCCAGTTTTAGAGCTATTTTAAGCTTTTCATTAGATGTTATTAATACGCCGGGTGTTTGTTCTCCGTCACGTAATGTTGTATCAAATATTTTTATATTATCTAACATGAATATCACCTATTTTTTTGTTAAAACAGTAATTATACGTGTTAAGCTTTTATGCATTCTTATTGAATGTTGTTCTTTTATTTTTAGAGGTGTTCCTTCTATTACCTCATTTAAATCTATGTAATGAGGACTTGCCATACATATATATCCATCATCTTTAAGATATGATGAAATAGCATTCAATGCTTCATGATACAATTGTTTAGTATCATCACCACCTAGTGTTGTTGATATACCATAAGGTGGATCCATTGCTACTGCATCTACTTTTTTATCTAATTTTAAATCGCGTACATCTTCCCACATTATCTTAAAATCAGAAAATCCCTCTGCAGCTAGGTTTAATTTTGTTCCTTCATACATTTGTTTTTCAATATCAGAGCCGATTAATTTTGTATTTAGTTCACCAGCTTCTATTAGTATTCCTCCTGTTCCACAGAAAGGATCAAGTAATGTGTCATTTTCATGAACTCTTGCTAAGTTAACCATACATAAAGCTAATTTTGGACTCATTGATCCAGGATGGAAATATGGACGTTTATGTGGCTTGTTATCAAAGAAATGTCTCTTGTTCTGTTCTATTATTAATTCAGTTATTATTACTTTATTATAACTTGTTATGGATGTTTCTTTATATTCATTTGTAACTACTTCTGGATCTGTGTATACTAATTTTATTGTATGAACAGCGTTATCTAAAGATACAGGCATTTGTGATTCTTTCTTAATATATCCTCCAATATTTCTTTCAATACCATCTTTATCTACATCACCATTACCCATTCTTTTTACACGTACTTTGAATGAATCTTTAACATATTTTGTCCAGTCTATTGATTCTATTGCTGTTTGAAGGTTTTCTGGTGTTGTTTTTTTTATAGTATATAAAATTTCATGTGTATATGCTAGATGTGCACCTAATTCACTAACTTCATCTTTTGTAGCATCCACCTCTAATTCTACTATTCCTGGATATTCATTTAATATTTCATATTTAATATTAAGTGTACCTAGTCTAGCTAAAAGTTCAGCTCGGGGTAATGTCTCATTTTCTTGTGATAATATTACAGTGATTTCCATATATTTTTCAGTCTCCTTACACCTATTTTTGGTAATAGTTTAAATATTACTCCTGTTTTCACTAATTGTTTTAGTAATGGAACTTGGTTATCCATATCTCCATATTCTGATATTATTTTATCAACGTTGTTATCCTTTAATTCCTTGAACATGTAATTGAAGTCATCTTCATCCATACTTTTGATTATTTTCTGTACATTTTGTTGTGCTTTGAATTCACTATCATATTTTTTATGATATTCTGTTTCGTATTGTTTTAGATAGTTATTATTGTCTTCTTCCAGCATTTTATTTGAATTTTTTGCTGCTATAGTTGTACAGTTAAATCCTGTCACTAATCCTCCACCAGTCGTTGGTTTTATTTGATTTGCTGAATCACCTAGGAGGATTGTGTTGTTTTCAACTATTTTCTTATTAACGTTAAATCTTGGGATTAACCCATAGTGTTTTTGAATGATAGTACTACCTGAATCCATCATGTTTGTTAGTATTTGATTTGCCTGTTTATGTGATCCATTGGTAAATAATCCTAACCTTTGTTCTGTTGGAGATACTGGTATTTTCCATATAAATCCGGGCAATATACTTGTATTTACTCTTACATCAACGTATTCTGTGTCTGATGGTTCTGTTTTTAATGTATATTGAATACCCGTGTAGGATTCTTCTTTAAAATTAGGATTCATTTTCTTTGATGTCGCTGAATTTGGACCACATGCTACTGCTATTATGTTAGATGAATATTTTCCATTAGTTGTTGTTATTCTTGTGTTATCCATATCGACATCAAGAACACGTTCTCCATAAAAAGCAGTTGCTCCAGCATCTACTGCTCTGTTAAATAGATATTTATCATATAACACTCTATCTAACACATATGCTGAATTATCATCTTTCTCTACTGTGATACTTGTTCCATTAGGTGATAACAAGTTAGCTCCTTTAACTTTATTTGATATGAATTCTTCAGGTAAATTCTTAGTATCCTTTATGTTTGTTGACACTATTCCCGCACATTGTAATGGTTGACCTATCCTGTTTTTCATATCAAAAAGAGCTACATCATATCCTAATTTAGCCATCTTATATGCATATGTAGATCCTATTGGTCCACCACCAACTACAATTATATCATAATTCGTCATGCTTTCATCCAGTTAAAAAAATTTTTAAAAATAAATAGAAAAAGAAGGATAAAAAGGATTAAGTTTATTCATTATATTTTTTGAACATTCTTTGATGTCTTTCCATAATTTCATCCTTATTCATTTTAGATTTTTTATATTTTTGTTTATTTTTATTCCATTTATTAATAAAGGAATTATTCTGTGAGTTATTTTCTTGTTCATGAGAATAATCATTATCATCCCTATAATAATTCCTATTTTCTATTGGGGGAGCTTGATTATTCTCCTCATACCGATTATATTCATGATAATCATATCTATCATCATATTCTCTATTATCATATCTATCATCATATCCATAATTCCTGTTATATCCGTTATTATAATAGTTAGGATTATAATTAGGTGGATAATTAGGAGGATATTCATTATAATCACTTATATGGCTAAGAATTATCTCTTCTGCACTTTTAGGGTCTGGTATATCATCAAGAATTGTATCAGAATTATCATGACCACCATAAATAAGAATATCCCCTACATTAATAATTCTCTCTAACATGTTCTGAGAAATTTCGATATCCTGTACTTTTCTGTAAGGCATCATGATTTTTTCTTTACGGAAAAAACCTCTTTGAATAATGATTCTCTGATTTGTTAAGACATATTTAGTATAATTCCAGTCAAGAATATCTAATAATATCTTTACAAGTACAATTAATATACAGAAGATTAATAGTAATTCCATTATTGATGTTAAATTTGTGAAATTCATTTGAAATGATGTTAATAGTGTATCTTGAATATTATAGAATATCGTGACTATTGGAGCAAATAAGAATACTAATATAAATAGTAATATTATTTTAAATATAAAATTCTCACAATAGCAGAAAATATTTGGTTTTGTTTCTAGTAATATTTTCTCTGAACCTGCTCTCTGGAAATCATTGTTATTTTTATTATTAGTTCTAGAGTTATTTGGCTTTGGCATCATGAAAATTATGCCCCCTTTTTATTTTAAATATGTTAAATATATTTGTTAATAACTAATATTATAATTTTATATATAATATACTGATTATTTTCATTGTTAATAAGTAACAACAATATTAATTAATTGAGAAAAGAAGAATGATTACTATGGAAAATAGAATTTATTCTAAGAATATAAATATAGAATCAACCCATATTTCATTAAAAAGTGATATTAATATAGATTTAACACAACTAATTAAGAAAGAAAGAAGAATCATACAGAATACCATAAATAGTAATCCACTATTTGCCGGTTATAAACCAGTTCCTATAATTTCTGATGAAACAATACTTAAATTAATGACTGTTGCCGGTGAAATCTCTGATACTGGTCCTATGTCTTCTGTTGCAGGAAGTATTAGTGAAGTTTGTTTAAATTATCTTATTAGTAAAGGCAGTCGTTTTTCAATTGTTGAAAATGGCGGAGATATTGCTCTTAAAACTAATAGGAAAGTAGTTATCGGAGTTTATGCTGGTGATAGTAGTTTTTCATATAATATCGGATTTAAGATAAAGCCAAGACCACATGGTTATGGTATTTGTACGTCATCATCTGCTGGTCCATCCAAGAGTTTTGGTAAAACTGATGCTACAATTGTTTTTAGTAGACAAAGCAGTATTTCTGATAGTCTTGCTACATGTATTGGTAATTATGGTGTAGGTGATTGTGATGATGACATTGTTCATAATGCTTTAACTCATGCAGAGGATTATCATGATTACTATGATGGAGTAATGGTTATTAAAGGTGAAATTCTTGGCAAAACAGGCCATATTCCTTCATTAGTTAAAACTAGTAGTAAAAGTTATCTTGGTGAATTATTTGAAATTGAATAAAAAAAAGTGAGAATTGTTTTTTATAGATTTTCTAGACATACTTCTTGTAGTACCTGAGCATCAGGATTATCTGGATACATTACTAATACTTTAGTAAAACATTCAATTGCATCCCTGAAATCTCCTAGTTCCATGTATGCTACTCCTTTATTATTTAATATTATTGCATTGTTTGTATCTACTTTTAATGCATGATTATAGCATTCTATTGCTTCATCATATCTTTGTAATCCTAGCAATGTGTTTCCTTTACTTGCCCATGTATTTGAATCATCTGTATCATCTAAACATAATTCTATTGACTTATCATATGCAGCTAGTGCTTCCTCACTTTTCCCTAACATGTTAAGAACTGTTCCTTGTTCATTCCATACATCAGGGTCAGTATCATCTATTTCTAAGACCTTGTTAAAGCAAATTAATGCTTTTTCAAAATCATTTAACATTTCATAAATTAATCCTCTCCAGTAAAGTACTGTTGTATTTTCTGGATTAACATGTAATGCTTTGTTGTTTGCTTTCAGAGCTTTATCTGGTTCACGTTTGTTTAGATATGCTATTGCTATGTTATTGTATAAGTATTCATTGTTTGGTTCTATTTTTATTGCTTTTTTATAGTGTTTTATTGCATCACCAAATTGTCCCAGACGTGATAGGTTATCTCCTATTCTATTTAATAACTGAACATCATCATGGTCATATTCTAATGCTACTTTATAGCATATTGATGATTGTTTGTATTTTCCCATTTCAAAGAGTACGTCTGCTTTTTTTATGATTATATTCTTTTGATTTATTGCTGAGCCTTCCCATTGGCTTACATGTAATTTTTTGAATTGAAATACTTGGAATTCATCCTTGTTTTTTGTGTTGTTGGGATATGTTTTTCTAAGGTCTTTTTCTAGTTCTTTTGTGCTTTTGTATCCTAGTTTTGCCACCAATTCATGATCTTGAATAACGTCTTCAAAGGTTAATATATCTACGTGAGTTACTTCTGCTTCGAATAGTTTTTCTCGTTCTTTCGACAGAATATTCCAATAGCAGTAGAGGTGATCTCCTGGGTATAGTGGTTGTTTCCATCTTCTTCTTATGGTAATATTTCTTTTACCACTAATTAAATCAATATCTTTGTTTCCTAGTAATAATATTGGCATTTTTCTCTACTCTTTCTTTATGATTTGGTTTCCAAATTGGTTGGATTTTATATGTATTTCTGGTATTGTTGTATCTAGACTTTTTATTATTTTTAATAATTCTTCAGGATTTGGTTCTTCATAATCTGCTAATCTTGAATCATATGTTACCCTATTTCTAAATTGCTGTATTGTATACATGTCACATTTAAGATCTTTTGTTAAATCGTATATGTCTTGTGGTGTTAGTAGTTGTGGAACGTATGTTGTTCGACATTCAAGAAATACATTATGTTCTAATATAATTTCTATTGTTCTATTAATAGTTTCTTTAGTATTACTTGGATATATATCACTTATTTTATAATATTTATCTAATGGTGCTTTGATATCCATTGCCACAT
This genomic interval from Candidatus Methanosphaera massiliense contains the following:
- a CDS encoding (R)-citramalate synthase — encoded protein: MLDNIKIFDTTLRDGEQTPGVLITSNEKLKIALKLDELGVDVIEAGSAITSKGEQKSIKTITENNLDAEICSFARPVKVDIDTALNCDVDSIHLVIPSSDLHIQYKLRKTREQVEQMTVNATEYAKSHGLIVELSTEDATRTSMDDLKRLYNLGIEAGADRLCACDTVGLLTPEKSYDFYKELATLSRPVSVHCHDDFGLAVANTLMALNAGAQQAHVTINGLGERAGNASCEEVVMALETLYHIDTGINTKLFYEISHLVETISGVTLQSNKAIVGENAFAHESGIHADGVLKKSETYEPIKPETVGHRRRFVLGKHVGKHVINEKIKETNTQVTEDELDRIFKRVKSLSDMGKTVTDVDLQTITDDILHINPEDSLILEEYTTVSGNKVTPTASVKVNINNKEKIEAGVGVGPVDAAIEAIQKSIKDTADITLEEYHVDAVTGGTDALIDVLVKLKHEDKVITARSTEPDVILASVEAYLKGVNKILTDDKKMRK
- a CDS encoding DNA methyltransferase, with translation MEITVILSQENETLPRAELLARLGTLNIKYEILNEYPGIVELEVDATKDEVSELGAHLAYTHEILYTIKKTTPENLQTAIESIDWTKYVKDSFKVRVKRMGNGDVDKDGIERNIGGYIKKESQMPVSLDNAVHTIKLVYTDPEVVTNEYKETSITSYNKVIITELIIEQNKRHFFDNKPHKRPYFHPGSMSPKLALCMVNLARVHENDTLLDPFCGTGGILIEAGELNTKLIGSDIEKQMYEGTKLNLAAEGFSDFKIMWEDVRDLKLDKKVDAVAMDPPYGISTTLGGDDTKQLYHEALNAISSYLKDDGYICMASPHYIDLNEVIEGTPLKIKEQHSIRMHKSLTRIITVLTKK
- a CDS encoding geranylgeranyl reductase family protein, with protein sequence MTNYDIIVVGGGPIGSTYAYKMAKLGYDVALFDMKNRIGQPLQCAGIVSTNIKDTKNLPEEFISNKVKGANLLSPNGTSITVEKDDNSAYVLDRVLYDKYLFNRAVDAGATAFYGERVLDVDMDNTRITTTNGKYSSNIIAVACGPNSATSKKMNPNFKEESYTGIQYTLKTEPSDTEYVDVRVNTSILPGFIWKIPVSPTEQRLGLFTNGSHKQANQILTNMMDSGSTIIQKHYGLIPRFNVNKKIVENNTILLGDSANQIKPTTGGGLVTGFNCTTIAAKNSNKMLEEDNNNYLKQYETEYHKKYDSEFKAQQNVQKIIKSMDEDDFNYMFKELKDNNVDKIISEYGDMDNQVPLLKQLVKTGVIFKLLPKIGVRRLKNIWKSL
- a CDS encoding PH domain-containing protein, producing MMPKPNNSRTNNKNNNDFQRAGSEKILLETKPNIFCYCENFIFKIILLFILVFLFAPIVTIFYNIQDTLLTSFQMNFTNLTSIMELLLIFCILIVLVKILLDILDWNYTKYVLTNQRIIIQRGFFRKEKIMMPYRKVQDIEISQNMLERIINVGDILIYGGHDNSDTILDDIPDPKSAEEIILSHISDYNEYPPNYPPNYNPNYYNNGYNRNYGYDDRYDNREYDDRYDYHEYNRYEENNQAPPIENRNYYRDDNDYSHEQENNSQNNSFINKWNKNKQKYKKSKMNKDEIMERHQRMFKKYNE
- a CDS encoding UPF0280 family protein, with amino-acid sequence MENRIYSKNINIESTHISLKSDINIDLTQLIKKERRIIQNTINSNPLFAGYKPVPIISDETILKLMTVAGEISDTGPMSSVAGSISEVCLNYLISKGSRFSIVENGGDIALKTNRKVVIGVYAGDSSFSYNIGFKIKPRPHGYGICTSSSAGPSKSFGKTDATIVFSRQSSISDSLATCIGNYGVGDCDDDIVHNALTHAEDYHDYYDGVMVIKGEILGKTGHIPSLVKTSSKSYLGELFEIE
- a CDS encoding tetratricopeptide repeat protein, whose amino-acid sequence is MPILLLGNKDIDLISGKRNITIRRRWKQPLYPGDHLYCYWNILSKEREKLFEAEVTHVDILTFEDVIQDHELVAKLGYKSTKELEKDLRKTYPNNTKNKDEFQVFQFKKLHVSQWEGSAINQKNIIIKKADVLFEMGKYKQSSICYKVALEYDHDDVQLLNRIGDNLSRLGQFGDAIKHYKKAIKIEPNNEYLYNNIAIAYLNKREPDKALKANNKALHVNPENTTVLYWRGLIYEMLNDFEKALICFNKVLEIDDTDPDVWNEQGTVLNMLGKSEEALAAYDKSIELCLDDTDDSNTWASKGNTLLGLQRYDEAIECYNHALKVDTNNAIILNNKGVAYMELGDFRDAIECFTKVLVMYPDNPDAQVLQEVCLENL
- a CDS encoding anaerobic ribonucleoside-triphosphate reductase activating protein, yielding MNIQPTYSSLDYPGKMSLVLFTPGCDLRCKYCHNPQLLKNERLTKWDIEEIEEEVEKNLDFIDGIVLSGGEPLLHLDVIENFIKQAKDSNLLVKLDTNGLHPDEISEIIDDLDYVAMDIKAPLDKYYKISDIYPSNTKETINRTIEIILEHNVFLECRTTYVPQLLTPQDIYDLTKDLKCDMYTIQQFRNRVTYDSRLADYEEPNPEELLKIIKSLDTTIPEIHIKSNQFGNQIIKKE